From one Pogoniulus pusillus isolate bPogPus1 chromosome 37, bPogPus1.pri, whole genome shotgun sequence genomic stretch:
- the LOC135190874 gene encoding uncharacterized protein LOC135190874 — MPRLVAPPADVAELRAAAVLLCVLLGTGPVWSKPGPFPFQDPALPWHRRLDDLLGRLSPAEMVLQVARGGAMGNGPAPPIPRLGIGPYNWNTECLRGDAEAPGWATAFPQALGLAATFSPELIYRVANATATEVRAKHNNFDATGRYGDHTGLSCFSPVLNIMRHPLWGRNQETYGEDPFLSGELARSFVQGLQGQHPRYIKASAGCKHFSVHGGPENIPVSRLSFDAKVLERDLRTTFLPQFQACVRAGSYSFMCSYNRINGIPACANKKLLTDILRGEWGFEGYVVSDEGALELIMLGHHYTHSFLETAVASLNAGCNLELSYGMRSNVFTHIPKALAMGNITLQMLRDRVRPLFYTRMRLGEFDPPAMNPYSSLDLSTVQSPEHRNLSLEAAVKSFVLLKNTRGTLPLRAQDLLGKSLAVVGPFGDNPWVLFGDYAPVPEPHYIYTPRRGLETLPANVTFAAGCREPRCHWYSRAEVVSAAGAADVVVVCLGTGIDVETEAKDRRDLSLPGHQLDLLQDAVQAAAGRPVILLLFNAGPLDVSWAQAHEGVGAILACFFPAQATGLAIAKVLLGEAGANPAGRLPATWPAGMHQVPPMENYTMEGRTYRYYGQEAPLYPFGYGLSYTTFRYRDLVLSPLLLPICANLSVSVVLENTGQRDGEEVVQLYLRWEQSSVPVPRWQLVAFHRVAVPAGQETKLSFQVVAEQRAVWAQDWHLEPGTFTLFAGGQQPAQQTRVPSEVLSTQFTVTGTAQPLHGC, encoded by the exons ATGCCGCGCCTCGTCGCGCCCCCGGCCGATGTGGCCGAGCTCCGGGCCGCGGCCGTGCTGCTGTGCGTGCTGCTGGGCACCGGCCCCGTCTGGTCTAAGCCCGGTCCCTTCCCGTTCCAGGACCCGGCGCTGCCCTGGCACCGCCGCCTCGACGACCTGCTGGGGCGGCTGAGCCCCGCCGAGATGGTGCTGCag GTAGCGAGGGGGGGAGCGATGGGGAACGGTCCCGCACCCCCTATCCCGCGGCTGGGCATCGGGCCCTACAACTGGAACACGGAGTGTCTGCGGGGCGACGCGGAGGCACCGGGATGGGCCACGGCTTTCCCCCAGGCTCTGGGGCTCGCTGCCACCTTCAG CCCCGAGCTCATCTACCGGGTGGCCAACGCCACTGCCACCGAGGTGAGAGCCAAACACAACAACTTCGACGCCACAGGCCGCTACGGTGACCACAcggggctgagctgcttcagcccagtCCTCAACATCATGAGGCACCCCCTGTGGGGCAGGAACCAG GAGACCTACGGGGAGGACCCGTTCCTGAGTGGGGAGCTGGCCCGAAGCTTcgtgcaggggctgcagggccagCACCCTCGCTACATCAaggccagtgctggctgcaaaCACTTCAGTGTGCACGGGGGCCCTGAGAACATCCCCGTCTCCAGGCTCAGCTTTGATGCCAAG GTGCTGGAGCGGGATCTGCGCACCACATTCCTGCCCCAGTTCCAGGCCTGTGTGCGTGCTGGCTCCTACAGCTTCATGTGCAGCTACAACAG GATCAATGGCATTCCTGCCTGTGCCAACAAGAAGCTGCTGACAGACATCCTGCGTGGGGAGTGGGGCTTTGAGGGCTATGTGGTGAGCGACGAGGGAGCCCTGGAGCTCATCATGCTGGGGCACCACTACACCCACAGCTTTTTGGAGACGGCAGTCG CCTCACTGAACGCTGGCTGCAACCTGGAGCTCTCCTATGGCATGAGGAGCAATGTCTTCACACACATCCCGAAGGCTCTGGCCATGGGCAACATCACGCTGCAG ATGCTGCGTGACCGCGTCCGGCCTCTCTTCTACACACGGATGCGGCTGGGGGAGTTCGACCCCCCAGCCATGAACCCCTACAGCAGCCTGGACCTAAGCACCGTGCAGAGCCCTGAGCACCGCAACCTCTCACTGGAAGCTGCTGTCAAGAGCTTCGTGCTGCTGAAGAACACACGGGGGACGCTGCCCCTCCGGGCTCAGGACCTGCTTGGCAAGAGCCTTGCG GTGGTGGGTCCCTTCGGTGACAACCCATGGGTGCTGTTTGGGGACTATGCACCAGTGCCTGAGCCGCACTACATCTACACTCCCCG gagggggctggagaCTCTGCCAGCCAATGTCACCTTTGCGGCGGGCTGCCGTGAGCCACGGTGCCACTGGTACTCACGGGCAGAGGTGGTGagtgcagcaggggcagccgATGTGGTGGTGGTCTGCCTGGGGACAG GGATAGATGTGGAGACAGAGGCAAAGGACCGGAGGGACCTGTCCCtgcctggccaccagctggacctgctgcaggatGCGGTGCAGGCAG ctgctggacgTCCTGtcatcctgctgctcttcaaCGCGGGGCCCTTGGACgtgagctgggcacaggcacatGAAGGCGTGGGGGCCATCCTGGCGTGCTTCTTCCCCGCCCAGGCCACCGGCCTTGCCATTGCCAAGGTCCTGCTAGGTGAGGCAGGGGCTAACCCAGCTGGCAGGCTGCCAGCCACGTGGCCCGCAGGCATGCACCAG GTGCCACCAATGGAGAACTACACCATGGAGGGGCGGACGTACCGGTACTACGGGCAGGAGGCTCCACTCTACCCCTTTGGCTATGGGCTGTCCTACACCACCTTCCGCTACCGGGACCTGGTGCtgagccctctgctgctgcccatctgTGCCAACCTCTCCgtgtctgtggtgctggagAACACAGGGCAGCGGGATGGAGAGGAG GTGGTGCAGCTGTACCTGCGATGGGAGCAGTCATCTGTGCCAGTGCCCCgctggcagctggtggcttTCCATcgtgtggctgtgccagctggcCAGGAGACCAAGCTGTCCTTCCAGGTGGTGGCCGAGCAGCGTGCTGTCTGGGCACAGGACTGGCACCtcgagcctggcaccttcaccctctttgctggtgggcagcagccagcccagcagacaCGGGTACCCTCAGAGGTGCTGAGCACACAGTTCACAGtcactggcacagctcagcccctgcACGGGTGCTAG